Genomic window (Candidatus Desulfofervidus auxilii):
AAATTAATGTTTCATCATCAATATCATTTAAATTTTTTTGTTCTAAAACTTTAAGAATAGAAGCTGCTGGATATTGTCCTAATTGAGGATCAACCGGACCTAATACTGCATAAGGGTCCATAATAATTTCATCAGCTGCCAAAGCAATAAGTGTACCTCCTGACATGGCATAATGAGGTATAAACACAGTAACTTTAGCCTTATGTGCTTTTAAAGCAAATGCTATTTGTTCAGCAGCTAATACTAATCCACCTGGAGTATGAAGGATGAGATCAATCGGAATATTGGCGTCTGTCATCCGGATGGCTCTTAAGATTTCTTCTGAATCTTGGATATCAATATATTTAACAATTGGAAAACCAAGCAGACTCATAGTTTCTTGTCTGTGAATCATAGCAATTACACGACTGCTTCTTTTCTTCTCAAGCTGACGGAGCAATTTTAAACGAGCGGCTTCAAGCATTTTTCTTTGAATGATAGGAGTAATAGCAGAAACCATAAAAAATATCCAAAGTAAATCAAAAAAACCAAAACCCATTTTTGTCTCCTACCATGGTTTGAATTCGTCAGGAAACCAGCGACGACGTTTTTTTCTAAAGAAAAATACTAAAATAATCCCACAAATAAAACCACCAATATGTGCCCACCAAGCTACTCCTTCATAAAAAATACCTGGAGTAAGAATAGCAAAAGTACCTTTAAAAAATTGAATCATAAACCAGAAAAATAAGAAAAATACTGCTGGTATCTCTATTAATGTAAGGAAAAGGAAAACAGGAACAAGGGTAATTATTCGAGAATATGGAAAAAGCACATAATAAGCTCCCATTACACCAGAAACTGCTCCACTTGCACCAATAGTAGGAATAGTAGAATGAGGATGGGTATAAATATGACATAAAGCAGCACCAATTCCACAAAGTATATAAAATATCAAAAAGCGTTTATGTCCTACTGCATCTTCTACATTATCACCAAAAATCCATAAATACCACATATTACCAATTAAATGAAACCAACCACCATGCAGAAACATAGAGGTAAAAAGAGGTATATATTTATCAAAAAAGTAATTTAAACTAGAATAGAGAAAATATCTTTTTGGGACTACACCATAAATAAAAACAAATTTTTCTACATAAGGTCCAAGTGAAATTTGATAAAAAAACACTAAAACATTAAAAATAATAAGAGAGATTGTTACCCATGGAAAAGTGCGAGAAGGAATTGTGTCCTTTAAAGGAAACATACAAACACAATATAATAATAAATAATTTTGGAGTCAATAAATAATTAAATTGAACTTTTCTCAAA
Coding sequences:
- a CDS encoding ATP-dependent Clp protease proteolytic subunit — protein: MGFGFFDLLWIFFMVSAITPIIQRKMLEAARLKLLRQLEKKRSSRVIAMIHRQETMSLLGFPIVKYIDIQDSEEILRAIRMTDANIPIDLILHTPGGLVLAAEQIAFALKAHKAKVTVFIPHYAMSGGTLIALAADEIIMDPYAVLGPVDPQLGQYPAASILKVLEQKNLNDIDDETLILADISNKAIKQVKKCIKNILMGKMPEKKAEEIADLLSRGEWTHDYPITYEEAKELGLPVSTNMPVEIYQLMSLYPQPVQRRPSVQYIPVPYKGENQKSKVK
- a CDS encoding rhomboid family intramembrane serine protease yields the protein MFPLKDTIPSRTFPWVTISLIIFNVLVFFYQISLGPYVEKFVFIYGVVPKRYFLYSSLNYFFDKYIPLFTSMFLHGGWFHLIGNMWYLWIFGDNVEDAVGHKRFLIFYILCGIGAALCHIYTHPHSTIPTIGASGAVSGVMGAYYVLFPYSRIITLVPVFLFLTLIEIPAVFFLFFWFMIQFFKGTFAILTPGIFYEGVAWWAHIGGFICGIILVFFFRKKRRRWFPDEFKPW